In Deltaproteobacteria bacterium, the sequence TGGTCGCCGAGGCCGAGCACGGCACCTACACGCGCACCCTGCCGGTGCCGCCGCTCATGCACGGCGCGGCACAGTGGGTCGCCTTCGGCGCCATCCACACGGGGGGCACGGTCGTGCTGCAGGGCAACCCCGAGAAGCTCGACCCCGAGGACATCTGGACCACGGTCGAGCGCGAGCGCGTGAGCACGCTCGCCATCGTCGGCGACGCCTTCGCGCGCCCGCTCCTCGACGACCTCGACCGCCGGAAGTACGACCTCTCGCGCCTCTTCGTGCTCGGCTCGGGCGGCGCCATCCTCTCGCCGCACAACAAGCAGGCGTTCCTGGAGCACCTCCCGCACGTGACCGTGGTCGACGGCTTCGGCGCCTCCGAGACCGGCGCGCAGGGCTCGCACGCGAGCCGCGGGGGCGAGGCAGTCAGCACGGGCACGTTCGCGATTCCGGGCGCGGTGGTGCTGAAGCAGGACTTCTCGGGACTCGTGGAGCCCGGCTCGGACGAGATCGGCTGGGTGGGGCGCGCGGGCCACGTCCCGCACGGCTACTACAAGGATGCCGCCAAGACCGCACGCACCTTCCCGGTGGTGGGCGGCACGCGCTACGCGGTGCCCGGCGACCACGCCCGCATCCTCGCCGACGGCACGATCATCGTCCTCGGGCGCGGCTCGGTGTCGATCAACACGGGCGGCGAGAAGGTCTACGCCGAGGAGGTGGAGCAGGTCCTCCGCCGCCACCCCGCGGTCTACGACGCGGTCGTGGTCGGCACGCCCGACGACCGCTTCGGCGAGCGCGTGACGGCCGTCGTGCAGCCGCGCGCCGGCGCGCAACCGAGCCCGGAGGAGCTGGTCGCCTTCGCCGCGCAGCATCTCGCGCGCTACAAGCTTCCCAGGACGACCGTCCTGGTCGACGAGATGGTGCGCAGCCCGAGCGGCAAGCCGGACTACCGCTGGGCGCGCGCGCGGGCGATGGAGGCGCGGGGGCTGCCGGCGGGCTGAGCGCTACGCCGTCTGCCGCTGCCAGGTCGCGAGGTCGAAGTAGTCGCGCCAGGCGGCGATCTTGCCGTCGCGGATCTCGAACACACCCGCGCAGGGGAGCGCGACCCGCTTGTCGCCGAAGCGGAACCGGTCGATGCGCTCGGTGAAGACCAGGTTGCCGCGCGCCGCCAGGTGGACGACCTCGGCCTCGATCTCCTGGGCGGGCAGGAAGAGGTTCAGCACTTCGCGGATGCCGTTCTTCCCGGTGACGGGCTCGAGCGGCATGTTGTGGTAAACCGCGTCCTCGGTGAAGAAGTCGAGGAAGCGGTCAACGCTGCGCTCGGGCCAACTAGCGCAAAACTCACGGATTATCGTCTCCGGATCCTCCACGGGTTCGGCCATCCCCAGCGTCCTCCTGCTGGCATTTGCTACCACTGCGTCTCTTGTCACACTACGGAACTGATCGCCAGGGCGTTGACCGCGCCCCGCCCCACCGGGCGAATCCACTTCGCGTGGGTGAGAAATAACCGTTGCGCCGGTGATCTCGGCTCAGCACCCGAGCGGATACGTCCGAAACACCCTGCCGTCCCAGTAGTAGAGGACGCCGCCCTTGTCGGAGATGCCGAGCATGACGCCATCGGTGCGCAGGTCGAGCGGGCCAACCTGCTCCGAAGGCGGTAGCTCGTCGTTGTAGACGTATGCCGGGAATTGGACGGGTCCCTTGAGAAGCCGCAGGTAGAAGGTCAGGCCCTCGCAGACCTTCTTGTTCTCCTCCCACTCGCCGTCCTCCCGTGGGTCGGTCACACCCCCCTTGTCAATCGGCAC encodes:
- a CDS encoding acyl-CoA synthetase, producing the protein MNHALILEALAAAYPDRECIVTPTRRLTYAQVADRMRRLASVLHAHGLGCRRERAALANHESGQDHVGFYLLNCPEYIEGMLGCYRARAAPFNVNYRYVDDELCYLFDDADAVAVVYHARYAPTLARIRDRLPKLRLLLQVADGSGERLLPGALDYEAALAAASPAGPPVRPTPDDLYIIYTGGTTGAPKGVLWRQDDIFHAAMTGGAPGFEGPTSIEALVAEAEHGTYTRTLPVPPLMHGAAQWVAFGAIHTGGTVVLQGNPEKLDPEDIWTTVERERVSTLAIVGDAFARPLLDDLDRRKYDLSRLFVLGSGGAILSPHNKQAFLEHLPHVTVVDGFGASETGAQGSHASRGGEAVSTGTFAIPGAVVLKQDFSGLVEPGSDEIGWVGRAGHVPHGYYKDAAKTARTFPVVGGTRYAVPGDHARILADGTIIVLGRGSVSINTGGEKVYAEEVEQVLRRHPAVYDAVVVGTPDDRFGERVTAVVQPRAGAQPSPEELVAFAAQHLARYKLPRTTVLVDEMVRSPSGKPDYRWARARAMEARGLPAG